A single region of the Brassica rapa cultivar Chiifu-401-42 chromosome A03, CAAS_Brap_v3.01, whole genome shotgun sequence genome encodes:
- the LOC103858799 gene encoding tRNA:m(4)X modification enzyme TRM13 homolog, producing the protein MAARSGSRCNFWLPKKKRSCANTRIESSLFCGNHSQRSDGQWLPCPIDPSHSVLQENLESHVKRCPLLKQNVALSGQVFYQKGINAGNQEEEEENIGSCYSVVTSEMKRSLVYGMSVSTFHQLVKKIEEVHGGICNDIEDSHLSPEACNIWFNKEIDRKLPFQEKHVLQQGSILGNLEKIGALKRCNTNVECSEKDEDSVPAVVEFGAGRGYLTQMLADCYGVKKVYLVERKSYKLKADRSLRQKENLVLERMRIDIEDLNLNAVESLQGVPYVAVGKHLCGPATDLSLRCCLSRQDGESPVLRGLAIATCCHHLCQWKSYINKEYIIGMGISKDEFHALTWFTSWAVDDDHGSKVPGVEGSDLIASKEEEEGDKVEDDSLSSVEEVVKKMKPMERAVLGFKCKQVIDAGRMKWVKKHGLDSKLVKYIPASISPENTLLVAGKLSPVLA; encoded by the exons ATGGCGGCGAGAAGTGGCAGTCGATGCAATTTCTGGCTTCCGAAGAAGAAAAGATCATGCGCCAATACTCGAATCGAGAGCTCCCT GTTTTGTGGAAACCATAGCCAGAGATCGGATGGTCAGTGGCTTCCATGCCCTATTGATCCTTCTCA CTCTGTGTTGCAGGAGAATCTCGAAAGTCATGTAAAGAGATGTCCTTTGTTGAAACAGAACGTTGCATTGTCTGGTCAAGTGTTTTATCAAAAGGGTATTAATGCCGgaaaccaagaagaagaagaagaaaatataggTTCTTGTTACTCTGTTGTTACATCAGAGATGAAGAGGAGTCTGGTCTATGGTATGAGTGTTTCCACGTTTCATCAgcttgttaagaagattgaggAGGTTCATGGGGGTATATGTAATGATATAGAAGATTCGCATTTGTCACCTGAAGCTTGTAACATATGGTTTAACAAGGAGATAGATAG GAAGTTACCGTTTCAAGAGAAACATGTTTTGCAACAAGGTTCTATTCTGGGTAATTTGGAAAAGATTGGTGCATTGAAGAGGTGTAACACAAATGTTGAATGTTCCGAGAAAGATGAAGATAGTGTGCCTGCGGTTGTTGAATTTGGAGCTGGGAGAGGATACTTAACGCAGATGCTAGCTGATTGCTACGGCGTCAAGAAAGTGTATTTAGTTGAGAGGAAGTCTTATAAGCTTAAG GCTGATAGGTCACTGAGGCAAAAGGAGAACTTGGTATTAGAGCGTATGAGAATCGACA tTGAAGATTTGAACCTTAACGCGGTCGAATCATTACAAGGTGTTCCTTATGTGGCTGTTGGGAAACATCTATGTGGTCCTGCAACAG ATTTGAGCTTAAGATGTTGTCTATCTAGACAAGATGGTGAAAGCCCAGTTCTAAGAGGTCTTGCTATCGCCACTTGTTGCCATCATCTTTGCCAATGGAAAAGCTATATAA ATAAAGAATATATCATTGGCATGGGGATTTCTAAAGACGAGTTCCATGCCTTGACTTGGTTCACTAGCTGGGCTGTAGATGATGATCATGGTTCCAAAGTTCCCGGTGTTGAAGGCAGTGACCTTATTGCTTcaaaggaggaggaagaaggagaCAAGGTGGAAGATGATTCTTTGAGCAGCGTTGAGGAAgttgtgaagaaaatgaagccCATGGAAAGAGCTGTTTTAGGTTTTAAATGCAAGCAGGTAATCGATGCAGGGAGGATGAAGTGGGTTAAGAAGCATGGGTTAGATTCAAAGCTTGTGAAATATATTCCGGCAAGCATCTCACCGGAGAACACTTTACTGGTCGCCGGAAAGCTAAGTCCGGTTCTTGCTTGA
- the LOC103858800 gene encoding uncharacterized protein LOC103858800 produces MDTPSGTIIFTTVGRTHYGFDVFSLHIASSVERRLTDGVSVNFNAQFADDNGNDIVFVSERAGSARIFRTRPGNSKPEQLPGAPESFFHDRPIITQDNTLYFISAHEQPDRHFKNWTALYSVNPNSQEKEVTRVTPPDTADFSPAISKSGKYFAVASYGSRSWGGEFHEINTDIVVFKASEPETRVVVCEHGGWPTWSGDSTVFFHRQADDGWWSIFRFDIPENLNLSPIEPVRVTPPGLHCFTPAAFHDGKRIAVATRRRGVNHRHIEIFDLEHKTFQAVTEPLNPSFHHYNPFVSANSEFLGYHRFRGESTQGESTVPNLESIVSPIKTLRLIRLNGSFPSSSPEGDLIALNSDFDINGGIKVARSDGSKRWTLIKDRTAFYNSWSPTERHVIYASLGPIFRPARIAVQIARIQFSPSDLIDDRDEVPCEVKFLTLDNTGNNAFPSCSPDGKSVVFRSGRSGHKNLYILDAVNGESEGGEGIRRLTEGPWIDTMPCWSPKGDLIGFSSNRHDPSNDAAFGAYVVRPDGSGLRRIEIAGPEGSEEAARERVNHVSFNKDGDWIVFTANLGGITAEPVAIPNQFQPYGDLYVVKLDGTGLRRLTWNGYEDGTPTWHTVDDLGLSGLSLNGQDGDKLEGQFEEPLWITCDI; encoded by the coding sequence ATGGACACTCCAAGTGGCACTATCATCTTCACCACCGTTGGTCGCACTCACTACGGCTTCGACGTTTTCTCTCTCCACATCGCCTCCTCCGTCGAACGCCGTTTAACTGACGGAGTTTCCGTCAACTTCAACGCTCAGTTCGCTGACGACAACGGTAACGATATCGTGTTCGTTTCGGAACGAGCTGGATCTGCCCGGATTTTCAGAACCCGACCCGGGAACTCCAAACCCGAGCAGCTTCCCGGAGCTCCGGAAAGCTTCTTCCACGACCGTCCAATCATCACTCAAGACAACACTCTCTACTTCATCTCCGCTCACGAGCAGCCTGATCGTCACTTCAAGAACTGGACAGCGCTTTACTCCGTGAACCCCAACAGCCAAGAGAAAGAAGTGACACGTGTCACTCCACCAGACACCGCCGACTTTAGCCCTGCAATTTCTAAATCGGGAAAGTATTTCGCCGTGGCGTCGTACGGATCTCGCTCCTGGGGCGGCGAGTTTCACGAGATCAACACTGACATCGTTGTCTTCAAAGCATCTGAGCCGGAGACGAGAGTGGTTGTCTGCGAACACGGCGGATGGCCGACTTGGTCCGGCGACTCAACCGTCTTCTTCCACCGCCAAGCTGACGACGGTTGGTGGAGCATTTTCCGGTTCGATATACCGGAGAATCTCAATCTCTCTCCGATCGAACCGGTCCGAGTCACTCCACCTGGACTCCACTGCTTCACTCCTGCAGCTTTCCACGACGGAAAACGAATCGCCGTCGCGACTCGCCGCCGCGGCGTCAACCACCGTCACATCGAGATCTTCGACCTCGAGCACAAAACGTTTCAGGCGGTTACTGAGCCGCTCAACCCGAGCTTCCACCATTACAACCCCTTCGTCTCTGCTAACTCCGAGTTCCTCGGCTACCACCGATTCCGCGGCGAGTCGACTCAGGGCGAGTCAACCGTCCCGAACCTCGAATCCATCGTCTCGCCAATCAAAACGCTCCGTTTGATCAGATTAAACGGATCGTTCCCGTCGTCATCCCCTGAGGGAGACCTGATCGCGCTGAACTCGGACTTCGACATCAACGGTGGGATCAAAGTCGCGAGATCCGACGGTTCAAAACGATGGACGTTGATCAAAGACCGCACAGCGTTCTACAACTCGTGGAGCCCCACGGAGCGCCACGTCATCTACGCATCTCTCGGTCCTATCTTCCGTCCCGCGAGAATCGCGGTTCAGATCGCTCGGATTCAATTCTCACCGTCGGATCTAATCGACGATAGAGATGAGGTTCCTTGTGAAGTGAAGTTTCTCACTCTAGATAACACCGGGAACAACGCCTTCCCGTCTTGCTCTCCCGACGGTAAGTCCGTCGTGTTCCGATCCGGCCGATCAGGTCACAAGAATCTCTACATTTTGGATGCCGTTAACGGAGAGTCTGAAGGCGGAGAGGGGATACGGCGGTTGACGGAGGGGCCGTGGATCGACACTATGCCTTGCTGGTCTCCGAAAGGAGATCTCATCGGATTCTCGTCGAACCGGCACGATCCGTCGAACGACGCCGCGTTTGGAGCTTACGTGGTGAGGCCCGACGGTTCTGGCTTGAGGAGGATCGAAATCGCGGGGCCCGAGGGGTCGGAGGAAGCGGCGAGGGAGAGGGTGAATCACGTGAGTTTTAACAAGGATGGTGATTGGATAGTTTTCACGGCGAATCTCGGTGGGATTACGGCGGAGCCGGTGGCGATTCCGAATCAGTTTCAGCCGTACGGAGATTTGTACGTTGTGAAGTTGGACGGAACTGGGTTGAGGAGGCTGACGTGGAATGGGTATGAAGATGGGACTCCGACGTGGCATACTGTGGATGATTTGGGTCTGAGTGGGTTGAGTTTGAATGGTCAAGATGGAGACAAGCTTGAAGGTCAGTTTGAGGAGCCCTTGTGGATTACTTGCGACATCTGA
- the LOC103858801 gene encoding S-adenosylmethionine synthase has protein sequence METFLFTSESVNEGHPDKLCDQISDAVLDACLEQDPDSKVACETCTKTNMVMVFGEITTKATVDYEKIVRDTCRSIGFISDDVGLDADKCKVLVNIEQQSPDIAQGVHGHFTKRPEDIGAGDQGHMFGYATDETPELMPLSHVLATKIGAKLTEVRKNGTCRWLRPDGKTQVTVEYYNDNGAMVPVRVHTVLISTQHDETVTNEEIARDLKEHVIKPIIPEKYLDDKTIFHLNPSGRFVIGGPHGDAGLTGRKIIIDTYGGWGAHGGGAFSGKDPTKVDRSGAYIVRQAAKSVVANGMARRALVQVSYAIGVPEPLSVFVDTYGTGLIPDKEILKIVKESFDFRPGMMTINLDLKRGGNGRFLKTAAYGHFGRDDPDFTWEVVKPLKWDKPQA, from the coding sequence ATGGAGACTTTCCTATTCACATCTGAGTCCGTGAACGAAGGACACCCAGACAAGCTTTGCGACCAGATCTCTGACGCAGTCCTCGACGCCTGCCTTGAGCAAGACCCCGACAGCAAAGTCGCCTGTGAGACTTGCACCAAGACCAACATGGTCATGGTCTTCGGTGAGATCACCACCAAGGCTACCGTCGACTACGAGAAGATCGTCCGTGACACTTGCCGCTCCATTGGATTCATCTCTGATGATGTTGGTCTCGACGCTGACAAATGCAAAGTCCTTGTCAACATCGAGCAACAGAGCCCAGACATTGCTCAAGGTGTTCACGGTCACTTCACCAAGCGCCCGGAAGACATCGGAGCTGGTGACCAGGGACACATGTTTGGTTACGCTACTGACGAGACCCCTGAGCTCATGCCTCTGAGCCATGTTCTTGCGACCAAGATCGGTGCTAAACTTACTGAAGTGAGGAAGAACGGAACTTGCCGTTGGTTAAGACCAGACGGCAAGACCCAAGTCACTGTCGAGTACTACAACGACAACGGCGCTATGGTTCCAGTCCGTGTCCACACCGTCCTTATCTCAACCCAGCACGATGAGACCGTGACCAACGAGGAGATCGCACGTGACCTCAAGGAGCACGTGATCAAACCAATCATCCCGGAGAAGTACCTTGACGACAAAACCATCTTCCACCTCAACCCATCAGGCCGGTTCGTGATCGGTGGACCACACGGTGACGCCGGTTTAACCGGACGCAAGATCATCATCGACACTTACGGAGGATGGGGAGCTCACGGAGGAGGTGCTTTCTCAGGGAAAGACCCGACCAAAGTCGACAGAAGCGGAGCTTACATCGTGAGGCAAGCCGCCAAGAGCGTTGTTGCTAACGGAATGGCTCGTAGGGCTCTTGTCCAGGTCTCGTACGCCATTGGAGTTCCCGAGCCGTTGTCTGTGTTCGTGGACACTTACGGAACAGGGTTGATTCCAGACAAGGAGATACTGAAGATCGTGAAAGAGAGCTTCGATTTCAGACCAGGGATGATGACTATTAACTTGGACTTGAAGAGAGGAGGCAATGGGAGGTTTTTGAAAACGGCGGCGTATGGGCATTTCGGAAGAGACGACCCTGACTTCACCTGGGAGGTCGTGAAGCCACTCAAGTGGGACAAACCTCAGGCTTAA
- the LOC103858803 gene encoding protein translocase subunit SECA1, chloroplastic has protein sequence MVSPLCDSQLLNHRPSISPTSSHSVIAATKFLRHNHLLSSSPFLGAKIKNGFKLGLSGCSSSCSLRRRRRSTSVNASLGGLLSGIFKTSDNGESTRQQYASIVASVNRLETEISSLSDSDLRGRTDALKQRAQQGESMDSLLPEAFAVVREASKRVLGLRPFDVQLIGGMVLHKGEIAEMRTGEGKTLVAILPAYLNALSGKGVHVVTVNDYLARRDCEWVGQVPRFLGLKVGLIQQNMTPEQRKENYLCDITYVTNSELGFDYLRDNLATSVEELVLRDFNYCVIDEVDSILIDEARTPLIISGPAEKPSEQYYKAAKIASAFERDIHYTVDEKQKTVLLTEQGYEDAEEILDVKDLYDPREQWASYLLNAIKAKELFLRDVNYIIRTKEVLIVDEFTGRVMQGRRWSDGLHQAVEAKEGLPIQNESITLASISYQNFFLQFPKLCGMTGTASTESAEFESIYKLKTTIVPTNKPMIRKDESDVVFKAVNGKWRAVVVEISRMHKTGRAVLVGTTSVEQSDELSQLLQEAGITHEVLNAKPENVEREAEIVAQSGRLGAVTIATNMAGRGTDIILGGNAEFMARLKLREILMPRVVKPTDGVFVSVKKAPPKRTWKVNEKLFPCKLSNEKVKLAEEAVQSAVEAWGQKSLTELEAEERLSYSCEKGPVQDEVIGKLRNAFLEIAKEYKGFTDEERKKVVEAGGLHVVGTERHESRRIDNQLRGRSGRQGDPGSSRFFLSLEDNIFRIFGGDRIQGMMRAFRVEDLPIESKMLTKALDEAQRKVENYFFDIRKQLFEFDEVLNSQRDRVYTERRRALVSDSLEPLIIEYAELTMDDILEANIGPDTPKESWDLEKLIAKVQQYCYLLNDLTPDLLKSQGSSYEGLQDYLRARGRDAYLQKREIVEKEAPGLMKDAERFLILSNIDRLWKEHLQALKFVQQAVGLRGYAQRDPLIEYKLEGYNLFLEMMAQIRRNVIYSIYQFQPVMVKKDQDKKSQNGKPSKQVDKPNQVDVADEPSSVASA, from the exons ATGGTGTCTCCACTCTGCGACTCTCAATTACTAAACCACCGCCCTTCGATCTCACCTACATCTTCTCACTCCGTGATCGCTGCTACAAAATTCCTCCGCCACAATCATCTGCTGAGCTCTTCCCCGTTCCTGGGCGCCAAAATCAAAAACGGATTCAAGCTAGGTTTATCAGGATGTAGCAGTAGCTGCTCTCTTCGTCGGAGGAGGAGAAGCACGAGTGTAAACGCTTCACTAGGCGGTCTTCTCAGCGGGATTTTCAAGACTTCTGATAACGGAGAGTCCACGAGGCAACAGTACGCATCAATCGTCGCCTCCGTTAACCGCTTGGAGACGGAGATTTCGTCTCTTTCGGATTCGGATTTGCGAGGGAGGACCGATGCATTGAAGCAACGAGCTCAACAAGGAGAATCCATGGATTCGCTTCTGCCT GAGGCGTTTGCTGTTGTGAGAGAAGCTTCCAAGAGAGTTCTTGGACTCAGACCTTTCGATGTGCAACTGATAG GTGGTATGGTCCTCCATAAAGGAGAGATAGCTGAGATGAGAACTGGTGAAGGGAAAACTCTTGTAGCCATTTTACCTGCTTACTTGAATGCGTTAAGTGGGAAAGGTGTTCATGTGGTTACTGTCAATGATTATCTTGCTCGTAGAGATTGTGAATGGGTTGGTCAAGTTCCTCGTTTCCTTGGATTGAAGGTTGGTCTGATCCAAC AGAATATGACACCTGAACAAAGAAAGGAAAATTATTTATGCGACATCACTTATGTCACCAACAGTGAGCTTGGATTTGACTATCTGAGAGACAATCTTGCCACG AGTGTGGAGGAGCTCGTCTTGAGGGATTTCAATTATTGTGTAATTGATGAAGTTGATTCCATACTTATTGATGAGGCAAGAACTCCTCTCATTATCTCTGGCCCTGCAGAGAAACCTAGTGAGCAATACTACAAAGCTGCCAAAATTGCTTCAGCCTTTGAGCGGGATATACATTACACT GTTGATGAAAAGCAAAAGACTGTTTTACTAACGGAACAAGGTTACGAAGATGCAGAAGAAATCCTGGACGTGAAAGATTTGTATGATCCTCGTGAACAATGGGCGTCATATCTTCTTAATGCCATTAAGGCAAAAGAACTGTTTCTCAGAGATGTGAACTATATCATCCGAACAAAGGAGGTTCTTATCGTGGATGAGTTTACTGGTCGTGTGATGCAG GGAAGACGTTGGAGTGACGGACTACATCAAGCAGTTGAAGCAAAAGAAGGCTTGCCAATTCAGAATGAATCTATTACACTGGCATCCATTAGTTATCAAAATTTCTTTCTCCAG TTCCCGAAACTTTGCGGGATGACTGGTACTGCATCAACCGAGAGTGCAGAATTTGAGAGCATATACAAGCTGAAAACTACAATTGTACCCACAAATAAGCCCATGATAAGAAAG GATGAGTCAGATGTGGTTTTCAAGGCAGTTAATGGCAAATGGCGGGCAGTGGTGGTGGAAATTTCTAGAATGCATAAGACTGGTAGAGCTGTGCTGGTTGGTACAACCAGCGTTGAGCAGAGTGACGAGCTTTCTCAACTATTGCAGGAAGCTGGAATAACTCACGAG GTCCTCAATGCAAAACCAGAGAATGTGGAGAGAGAAGCTGAAATTGTAGCACAAAGTGGTCGTTTAGGGGCTGTAACAATTGCCACAAATATGGCTGGGCGTGGGACAGACATTATTCTCGGTGGAAACGCAGAGTTTATGGCACGTTTGAAGCTCCGTGAGATACTTATGCCCAG AGTGGTGAAGCCTACTGATGGTGTTTTCGTATCTGTGAAGAAGGCCCCTCCCAAGAGGACGTGGAAG GTGAATGAGAAGTTATTTCCATGCAAATTGTCAAATGAGAAAGTGAAGCTAGCTGAGGAAGCTGTACAATCAGCTGTAGAGGCTTGGGGCCAGAAATCGTTAACTGAGCTTGAAGCAGAAGaacgtctatcttattcttGTGAAAAG GGTCCAGTTCAGGATGAAGTCATTGGTAAACTAAGGAACGCATTTCTTGAGATAGCAAAAGAATATAAGGGCTTCACAGATGAAGAAAGGAAAAAG GTTGTGGAAGCTGGTGGACTCCACGTGGTTGGGACAGAGAGGCATGAATCACGCCGTATTGACAATCAGCTGCGTGGGCGAAGTGGCCGCCAAGGGGATCCTGGAAGTTCCCGATTCTTCCTTAGTCTTGAAGATAACATATTCCGCATTTTCGGGGGAGATCGGATCCAG GGTATGATGAGAGCATTCAGAGTTGAAGACTTACCAATCGAATCCAAGATGCTTACTAAAGCTCTAGATGAAGCTCAGAGAAAAGTCGAGAACTACTTCTTTGACATCAGGAAGCAACTTTTCGAATTTGACGAGGTTCTCAATAGCCAAAGAGATCGTGTTTACACAGAGAGGAGGCGTGCTCTTGTGTCAGACAGCCTTGAGCCTCTGATTATTGAGTATGCTGAGTTAACAATGGATGACATTCTAGAG GCAAATATTGGCCCGGATACTCCAAAAGAAAGCTGGGATCTTGAAAAGCTCATCGCCAAAGTTCAGCA GTACTGTTATCTGTTGAATGATCTCACTCCGGATTTGCTGAAAAGCCAAGGATCAAGTTACGAGGGACTGCAAGATTATCTCCGTGCCCGTGGCCGAGATGCATACTTGCAGAAAAGA GAAATAGTGGAGAAAGAAGCACCAGGGCTAATGAAAGATGCTGAACGTTTCTTAATCTTGAGCAATATAGACCGGTTATGGAAAGAACACCTTCAAGCACTCAAGTTTGTGCAACAAGCTGTTGGGCTTAGAGGATATGCGCAACGTGATCCGCTCATTGAGTATAAGCTTGAAGGATACAATCTATTTCTGGAAATGATGGCTCAAATAAGAAGAAACGTTATATACTCCATTTATCAG tttCAACCAGTGATGGTGAAGAAGGATCAAGACAAGAAGTCTCAGAATGGGAAACCAAGCAAACAAGTGGATAAGCCTAATCAAGTCGATGTCGCAGATGAACCATCCTCAGTTGCTAGTGCCTAA
- the LOC103858802 gene encoding ribonuclease P protein subunit p38 has product MEGSVKESGYYEGERLTHLLALVQRGIETSKPSNVNSLPEKLWLKKQMAIGINEVTRVLEKMKPNPTDTRQPPVQLQVVIVVADCKPRMLTKHIPNLAASRNVPVLYIRDHKRASLRLGELVKLKTALAIGVKARGNDLNLLLQQILLDRKSL; this is encoded by the exons ATGGAAGGCTCCGTCAAAGAATCAGG TTACTACGAAGGCGAACGTCTAACTCATCTTCTCGCCTTAGTTCAAAG AGGAATTGAGACGTCCAAGCCTTCGAATGTGAACTCTTTGCCCGAGAAGCTATGGCTCAAG AAACAAATGGCGATTGGGATCAACGAAGTGACGCGTGTTCTGGAGAAGATGAAACCAAACCCTACCGACACTAGACAACCTCCTGTTCAACTTCAG GTAGTGATAGTAGTAGCAGATTGTAAACCGAGGATGCTAACCAAACATATACCCAACTTAGCTGCTTCACGGAACGTCCCTGTTCTCTATATCAGAGACCACAAACGAGCCTCCCTCCGATTAGGGGAGTTGGTTAAGCTCAAGACAGCTCTAGCTATTGGGGTCAAGGCCAGAGGAAACGATCTAAACCTATTACTACAACAGATTCTTCTTGATAGGAAATCTCTTTGA
- the LOC117132593 gene encoding NAC domain-containing protein 53-like: MLNVIYLETPRISRACFCPTHADLVNILRKRIDKGERSSLITDNHILYKTAPWLFQHVRHVSFNENEWYYYVTRKQLPAMTRKPDSWRPCRKVGWSGTWKTSGLNEVIDEKGVKVGSMHYASFQANVETKKDGIKTGWLMHEFLLDRPGFQELVLCRIKFRPGKDNAQFAPIFAPIVIGQPQPPPVETHQDPGTEHQGIMGQDSNYPLLNEDMGEYGQDLVDNQCQYLVQETMERLQIPMMMNQALNEEQEWNGYSSPSLAQQYFGKDMVPMTQHLDAQHQHFGSMFEHQGLGSSAQFFGESSGQQQNHILGTQATTYHSLMEEEQHQDFGSSALFLAQNNQSLRQNNDLLAPGQLSAQQQLLRQNSNLSLTQQQNQIFGEDTYLSPMEQQLSQIHYSQVPVMVNQAFEVQQHVPWSAQPYAQFNGQNNTLPTVPMTTQQQQDNTVRSLPAQLQPEEQDNAPLKNQTMEEQAAYLPMNQGINEPHGGIVGYL; this comes from the exons ATGTTAAACGTTATCTATTTAG AAACACCAAGAATCTCGCGTGCATGTTTCTGTCCCACACATGCTGACCTCGTCAACATCCTTCGCAAGCGAATCGATAAAGGGGAACGCTCTAGTCTCATAACCGACAATCATATTCTGTACAAGACAGCACCGTGGCTTTTCCAACACGTAAGACATGTTAGCTTCAATGAGAACGAGTGGTATTACTACGTCACGAGGAAACAACTTCCGGCGATGACGAGAAAACCTGACTCGTGGAGACCGTGCCGTAAGGTTGGATGGTCAGGGACATGGAAGACATCTGGTTTGAATGAGGTTATCGACGAAAAAGGAGTTAAGGTCGGTTCTATGCACTATGCAAGCTTCCAGGCCAATGTTGAAACAAAGAAAGATGGGATAAAGACTGGTTGGTTGATGCATGAGTTTCTTTTGGATAGACCGGGTTTTCAAGAACTGGTTCTCTGTAGAATCAAGTTTAGACCGGGTAAAGACAATGCTCAATTTGCTCCAATATTCGCACCTATAGTGATCGGACAGCCACAACCGCCACCGGTGGAGACACATCAAGATCCGGGCACGGAACACCAAGGGATAATGGGACAAGACTCAAACTATCCATTACTGAATGAAGACATGGGGGAATATGGTCAAGATTTGGTTGACAACCAATGCCAGTATTTAGTACAAGAGACGATGGAACGTCTCCAGATTCCAATGATGATGAATCAAGCCTTGAATGAGGAGCAAGAGTGGAATGGGTATTCTAGTCCATCCTTGGCTCAACAGTATTTTGGAAAAGACATGGTTCCAATGACACAACACTTGGATGCTCAACATCAACATTTTGGAAGCATGTTTGAACATCAAGGCTTGGGTTCTTCTGCTCAGTTTTTTGGAGAATCTTCAGGTCAGCAGCAAAACCATATTCTTGGAACACAAGCAACCACCTATCACTCACTTATGGAGGAGGAGCAGCATCAAGATTTTGGTTCTTCTGCTCTGTTTTTGGCTCAAAACAATCAGTCTTTGAGACAGAACAATGATCTCTTAGCTCCCGGACAGCTATCTGCTCAGCAACAGCTTTTGAGGCAAAACTCAAACTTGTCTCTTACGCAACAGCAAAACCAGATTTTTGGAGAAGACACCTATCTCTCTCCAATGGAGCAGCAGCTTTCGCAAATTCATTATTCACAGGTTCCAGTTATGGTGAATCAAGCCTTCGAGGTGCAGCAGCATGTTCCATGGTCGGCTCAGCCATATGCTCAATTTAATGGACAGAACAACACACTCCCAACTGTTCCTATGACGACTCAACAACAACAGGACAATACCGTCAGAAGTTTACCTGCTCAGCTACAACCTGAAGAACAAGACAATGCTCCTTTGAAGAATCAAACCATGGAAGAACAAGCTGCATATCTTCCAATGAACCAAGGCATCAATGAGCCACATGGAGGCATTGTTGGCTATCTTTAA
- the LOC117132372 gene encoding uncharacterized protein LOC117132372: MKKSKGSSFNQHEDELLCRVYLEISEEPICSNNQSIGKLWEKIKDSYNEKKDESWKR; the protein is encoded by the coding sequence atgaaaaagagtAAAGGCTCATCGTTCAATCAACATGAAGATGAATTATTATGTCGTGTGTATTTAGAAATATCTGAAGAACCAATTTGTAGTAATAATCAATCTATAGGAAAGCTATGGGAAAAAATCAAAGATAGTTACAATGAAAAAAAAGATGAGAGTTGGAAAAGGTAA
- the LOC117132594 gene encoding uncharacterized protein LOC117132594 — MNGDERNEWSRRHPAGNLNLERLFLRLTYFLLSAVTVYGTGVFIVTPRYNHALDRLVDSSCRLVLVLSILKMVRVRRLFVGLVAGQAFLDQQRRFLKFFSLVFNYPNLILISCLSRSSHQTDIPQMP; from the exons atgaatggAGATGAGAGAAATGAGTGGAGCAGAAGACATCCAGCTGGCAACCTAAACCTCGAACGCCTTTTTCTTCGTCTGACATACTTTCTACTCTCTGCTGTAACAGTATACGGAACTGGAGTTTTCATCGTTACGCCGAGATATAATC ATGCTTTGGACCGCCTCGTCGACTCGTCGTGCAGACTAGTCTTGGTGCTATCTATTCTCAAAATGGTACGTGTCAGAAGACTGTTCGTCGGCCTAGTAGCTGGTCAGGCTTTCTTAGATCAGCAGAGACGATTTCTAAAGTTCTTTTCATTAGTGTTTAATTATcctaatttaatattaattagctGCTTATCTCGAAGTTCCCACCAAACGGATATCCCTCAGATGCCTTAA